The following are encoded in a window of Vibrio azureus genomic DNA:
- a CDS encoding ABC transporter permease — translation MTRPQLFRLHAQPSKRMNIFLMIIPFVLLIALYFVASYYRHLSNESDKLLPTLSQMIDAFIRMAFIQDRRTGDYLLLTDTLHSLYRIFTGVFLASITALMVGLNMGLYKGFKALTGPLVTFIAMIPPLSILPIIFITFGVGDFGKVMLIFIGTAPIIARDISLYVSSIQRETIIKAQTLGAKDLAITYRIIMPMVIPKLIDSIRLSLGSAWLFVIAAEGISSTSGLGYRIFLMRRYMNMEVIIPYVILITLLGVSMDWALRYFVKKRYNWYFAINNS, via the coding sequence ATGACACGCCCGCAATTATTTAGACTTCATGCTCAACCATCAAAAAGAATGAACATTTTTTTAATGATTATTCCTTTTGTCTTGTTAATTGCTCTCTACTTTGTGGCTTCTTACTATCGGCACTTATCTAATGAAAGTGATAAATTACTTCCAACACTTTCACAGATGATCGATGCATTCATACGTATGGCCTTTATCCAAGATCGCCGAACTGGTGATTATCTCTTACTGACTGATACACTCCATTCTCTATACCGAATCTTTACTGGTGTTTTTCTTGCTTCTATCACAGCTTTGATGGTGGGATTAAATATGGGACTATACAAAGGGTTTAAAGCTCTTACTGGTCCTCTAGTGACATTTATCGCGATGATCCCACCGCTGTCTATTCTACCTATCATCTTCATCACATTTGGTGTTGGTGACTTTGGTAAAGTTATGCTGATTTTCATTGGCACCGCCCCCATAATAGCTCGAGATATTTCTCTATATGTATCCTCTATCCAAAGGGAGACGATTATCAAAGCTCAAACATTGGGAGCAAAAGACTTAGCCATCACATACCGTATTATCATGCCCATGGTTATTCCCAAGCTGATTGATTCTATTCGATTAAGCCTCGGGAGTGCGTGGCTCTTTGTAATCGCAGCAGAAGGTATTTCTTCTACAAGCGGTCTTGGCTATCGTATCTTTTTAATGAGACGTTACATGAATATGGAAGTGATCATCCCTTATGTGATATTAATCACTTTACTTGGTGTGAGCATGGATTGGGCTTTACGCTATTTCGTTAAAAAACGTTATAACTGGTACTTCGCAATTAATAATTCATAG
- a CDS encoding putative urea ABC transporter substrate-binding protein encodes MNNLKRIFTLGSIAASMAFTSMAVSATEHYKVAWSHYTGWEPYALLESTGILKKWEKKYDVDIDITLVNDYVESINLYTSGEFDACAMANMDALTIPATGGVDSSAIIMGDYSNGNDGIVIKNGDSIADLKGRDVNLVELSVSQYLLTRALQMNGMSERDLGSVVNTSDADIASLFISNPNAAAVTWNPPLQTIRNDKGAKLIFDSSEIPQEIMDLLIVRTDASENFKKAMTGAWYELMGRLNARGKDADALIAEMAANAGGTEAEFRAQLKTTFMYFNPADAAKVFEGEKAIETMNYIRQFSFDNGLFGMNASNVDFIGIQFPGNKVLGDKKNVKLRFDPTFMQMAAKNEL; translated from the coding sequence ATGAATAATTTGAAACGCATTTTTACTTTAGGCTCTATTGCCGCTTCAATGGCATTCACATCAATGGCTGTCAGTGCTACTGAGCACTATAAAGTAGCTTGGTCTCACTACACGGGCTGGGAACCATATGCACTTCTCGAGTCTACTGGAATTCTAAAAAAGTGGGAGAAGAAGTACGATGTCGATATCGATATTACTCTCGTTAATGACTACGTAGAATCTATAAACTTATACACCAGTGGTGAATTTGATGCATGTGCTATGGCAAACATGGATGCGTTAACCATCCCGGCTACTGGTGGTGTTGACTCATCAGCAATTATCATGGGTGACTATTCAAATGGAAATGACGGCATTGTAATCAAGAATGGTGACTCTATCGCAGATCTAAAAGGTCGTGATGTAAATCTTGTTGAACTATCCGTATCTCAATACCTTCTGACTCGAGCTCTACAGATGAACGGCATGTCAGAACGTGACTTGGGTTCTGTTGTAAATACGTCAGATGCTGATATCGCTTCTTTATTCATTTCTAACCCTAATGCTGCTGCTGTAACGTGGAACCCACCATTGCAAACAATACGCAATGACAAAGGCGCTAAGCTGATCTTTGACTCATCAGAAATTCCTCAAGAGATTATGGATCTCCTTATCGTTCGTACCGATGCAAGTGAGAACTTTAAAAAGGCAATGACAGGAGCATGGTATGAATTAATGGGCCGATTAAATGCTCGAGGAAAAGATGCTGATGCTCTCATTGCTGAGATGGCAGCTAATGCCGGTGGTACTGAGGCCGAGTTCCGTGCACAACTCAAAACCACTTTTATGTATTTCAATCCAGCAGATGCGGCAAAAGTATTTGAGGGAGAGAAAGCTATTGAAACAATGAATTACATCCGTCAATTTAGCTTTGATAATGGTTTATTTGGAATGAACGCTTCTAATGTTGACTTCATTGGGATTCAATTTCCAGGTAATAAAGTGCTCGGTGATAAGAAAAACGTGAAGCTACGTTTCGACCCGACTTTTATGCAAATGGCTGCAAAAAACGAACTTTAA
- a CDS encoding toxic anion resistance protein, protein MQTATMESVVNEKAIVLPTISDVEKQLPSTPMVDDIAEDVKNNAEQWIENVFSIGSRDLDSQLDVAKSVKSLGSDIELRLTEQSKLLQGPLSELMSDSENGSDVANQLLKMEDTARSIDPNGFDFTNVSGLRRFLSSLGLPSPLQTWIAKYQSTDAILKSIITGLEQGKTKLERDNLTLKDDQVSYRKMLFKLDDYITFAEYIDKQVEERLEGVTNDDQKRFLKDEVHFPIRQRLQDLVTSKGIYQQAWVVSEVLIKTNEELVRGVDRAIKHTMVALGIAASLAIALARQKKILTAVQSTKELTEKMIIDVADKLESQGIEILSLASEPYIQVEVMKVAFTKSLNALDNVSKYRSEALDTMKTGCSDLKFITTEMDKNIARIEHGHHAREQFNIILK, encoded by the coding sequence ATGCAGACAGCGACTATGGAATCAGTTGTAAATGAAAAAGCAATTGTTCTTCCAACTATTAGCGATGTTGAAAAGCAACTACCTTCAACTCCAATGGTTGATGATATTGCTGAAGATGTAAAAAACAATGCAGAGCAATGGATTGAAAATGTTTTTTCAATTGGTTCTCGTGATCTTGATTCTCAACTGGACGTGGCTAAGAGTGTTAAGTCCCTTGGTAGCGATATTGAACTTCGACTCACCGAACAATCCAAGCTTCTTCAAGGGCCACTTAGTGAACTCATGTCTGATTCCGAAAATGGCAGTGATGTGGCGAACCAACTTCTTAAAATGGAAGATACTGCTCGTAGTATTGACCCTAATGGATTCGATTTCACGAATGTCTCAGGTCTTCGTCGCTTCCTCTCATCACTTGGTCTACCAAGCCCTTTGCAAACTTGGATTGCTAAGTACCAATCTACCGATGCCATCCTTAAAAGCATCATCACAGGTCTTGAGCAAGGCAAAACTAAGCTTGAACGAGACAATCTGACCTTGAAAGATGATCAAGTCTCATACCGAAAAATGCTTTTTAAGTTAGATGACTATATCACGTTCGCTGAATACATAGATAAACAAGTTGAGGAACGTCTTGAAGGTGTAACCAACGACGATCAAAAACGATTTCTGAAAGATGAAGTCCACTTCCCTATCCGTCAACGCCTGCAAGACCTAGTGACATCAAAAGGGATTTACCAACAAGCATGGGTTGTCTCTGAAGTTTTGATAAAAACAAACGAAGAACTCGTTCGTGGTGTTGATCGCGCTATTAAACACACTATGGTCGCATTAGGTATCGCGGCAAGTTTAGCCATTGCACTTGCTCGACAAAAAAAGATCCTTACTGCTGTGCAATCGACAAAAGAACTCACTGAAAAGATGATCATAGACGTTGCCGATAAATTAGAAAGTCAGGGGATAGAAATCCTTTCACTTGCCTCAGAGCCTTACATCCAAGTGGAAGTAATGAAGGTGGCATTCACTAAAAGTTTAAATGCTCTTGATAATGTTAGCAAATACCGCAGTGAAGCTTTAGATACGATGAAAACCGGTTGTTCTGACCTGAAATTTATCACCACAGAGATGGATAAGAATATTGCGCGCATTGAACATGGCCATCATGCTCGTGAACAATTCAACATCATTCTCAAGTAA